GGCGGAGAAGGTCGTCCACGGCCTGCCCGGCGTCATGTCGGCGACCGTGGTGCTGACTGCCGAGCGTAAAGGCGGCAACGGCGGACAGACGGCACAAGGCCATGGGCACGCCCACGGCCACGCTCATGGGCATGGGCATGGCCAAGCGCAACCGGCGATGTTACCGGGCGTGCGTTCGATCATCGCGGTCGCTTCGGGCAAGGGCGGCGTCGGCAAGTCCACCGTTGCGGTCAACCTCGCGCTCGCGCTCGCGGCCATCGGCCGCAAGGTGGGCATTCTCGATTCCGACATCTACGGTCCCTCGATGCCGCGCATGATGGGCATCGTCGGCCAGCCGTCCTCGCGCGACGGCAAGACCCTCGACGCCATGGAGAACTTCGGCGTCAAGTGCATGTCGATCGGCTTCATGGTCGACGAGGAAAGCCCGATCATCTGGCGCGGGCCGATGGTCCAATCGGCGATCGAACAGATGATGCGCGACGTCAACTGGGGCGAGCTCGACGTGCTGGTGGTCGACATGCCGCCCGGCACCGGCGACGCCCAGCTGACCATGGCCCAAAAAGTACCGCTGACCGGCGCGGTGATCGTGTCGACGCCGCAGGACATCGCGCTCTTGGATGCGCGCAAGGGCCTCAACATGTTCCGCAAGGTGGACGTGCCGGTGCTCGGCATCGTCGAGAACATGAGCTACTTCTCGTGCCCCAAGTGCGGGCACCGCACCGAAATCTTCAGCCACGGCGGCGCGCACAAGGAAGCCGACCGGCTCGGCGTCGATTTCCTGGGGGAAATTCCGCTCGACATCGTGATCCGGGAAACCTCCGACGGCGGCCAGCCGATCGTGGTGGCGAAACCCGACAGCGCGCACGCCAAGGCCTTCGTCGCCATCGCCACCAAGGTCTGGGGCAAGATCGAGCGCCTGACCGGCGCGGGCGCCGAGACCGGCGGCCCGCGCATCGTGGTGCAGTAAGGGCTTACTCTTCCCGCCCCAACGCGGCCATCAGCTCGCGCCATTCGCGCTTGGAAAGCCCGCTCGTTTCCTGGGTTACTTTCTGCCCGGCGAGCAGGCGCTTGACCACGTCGAGACCCTTGGCCGACAGGTGCGTGCCGCCCATGCGGTATTGCATGAACGCCTCGAACGTCACCGGCAGCCAGCGCCGGAGCGTGTCCAGCATCGCCTCGGCGTAGGCCCGGATTTCGTACTGGGCGTGTTCGTCGGCGCGCAAACTGAGAAAATGCATGAGATTGTGAAGGTCGGTCTTCCAATACCACTGCGTATACGTGGCGAGGGTGAGGTTCATGCGCGCGAGCTCGCGCGCCAAGCCCTTGCGCGCGGGATCGCGCGGTTGGCCGTCCGTTCCCTCGTTCAGCATTTCCTCGTAGGAGGCGTAGGTCTGTTCCGCGTCGCGGCGCAGAAGCTCGAACACGCGCTTCGCTTCGGCGCCCTCCAGCACCTCGCCCCGTCCCTGGCGGTTGACCTGCGATTGCGCCGCCAGATACTCGGGCGACGGGACGTAGTATTCCTTGTCGAGGATCGAATAGCGCGCCGAGTATTCGTTGACGTTGGCGGTGCGATGGCGAATCCACTGCCGGGCGACGAAGATCGGCAGTTTGACATGATATTTGATCTCGCACATCTCGAACGGCGTGGTGTGCCGGTGGCGCATGAGGTAGGCGATCAGCCCGGCATCGTCCTGGGCGCGCTTGGTGCCGCGCCCGTAGGATACCCGCGCCGCCTGCACGATCGCCCCGTCGTCGCCCATGTAGTCGATGACGCGGATGAAGCCGTGGTCGAGCACCGGGATCGGCCGGTAGAGAATTTCCTCGAGCGCCGGCGCGCACGCGCGCAACGTTTCGCGCCGTTCGCCGCGCGCGGATTCGATTTCGGCCAGCTGGTCCTTGCTGAGAGTCATGGCGTCGATCGGCACTCTATCGTCGCGCCTTCCTCCGGCCAAGCCCGGGGCCCTTAACCGCGATCAATCGCCGGCCCGGACGAGACGGTTATGATCGCCCGTTCATCCATGAGCGAGAATCGCATGAACCCCGCGCCCGGAATCGGCCACAACGTCGGCGACGCGATCGTCCGGATCGAGGTTCGCCTGTTCAACAGCCTCGCCCGCCAACAGCTAGGCGGCGCCGGGGTCGCGCTCGAACTGCCGGCGGGAAGCGTGCTCGGCGACGTCATCCGCCGTCTCGATCTCCGGCCCGAGGCGGTCTATCTCGCGCTTTGCAACGGCCGTGACGTGTCCCCGGGCCTGGTCGGGCGTGGCCCCAACCTCGATCACGCGGTCGAGGACGGCGACGTGCTCGCGCTCTCGGGCCCGGTACCTTACAGCTGGGGCTACGGCGCGCCGGTGGTTTGACAGCGGGGTTTTTCGACCCCGGCTTGCCGCTCGGGGCGCCGCGGGCCTATATTTTTGGGGCCGGGCAACCGGCTATGGCGATAAATGTTCTGTGGAATAGGCGTGACGGACCCGGGGGCAGTACCCGGCGCCTCCACCAATTCCCGCTCCGGGACGCGGGTTCCGGGGCGGGCCTCGCGGGGGCGAACCAGGCTCGACGTGCGCGGTAAAGGCAGGACTTTCGCTCGGTATGGTTCCGCCGTAACGGGCCATCGACAAATGCCAACGACAACGTTGCATTTGCTGCTGCCGCCTAAACAGCGGTAACGGGGTTCGGGGGGCACCTGGCAACAGAAGCCCCCCACTCGCCCGCCGAAGACCGAAAGCACGACCCAGAGCCCCGCGCCAGAACCGACCCATGACCGACGACCCCCTTCGCTACGACCTCTGGATCGAGGACGCCTTCCGCTCCGTCGTGCGCCGGGCATTGGAACACACCGCGAAGCAGGGCCTTCCCGGCGACCATCACTTCTACATTACGTTCCGCACCGAAGCGCCCGGCGTACGCATGCCCGCCTACCTCAAGGCGCAGCACCCGCTGGAAATGACCATCGTGCTGCAATTCCAGTTCGACGGCCTTACGGTCGGCGACGACGGCTTTTCGGTCGCTCTCGGCTTCAAGGGCCGGCGCGAGACCCTTCACATTCCCTTTGCCGCCGTTTCTTCCTTCGCCGATCCCTCGGTCAATTTCGGGCTCCAGTTCAAGATCACCGCCCAGGGCGAGGTGCACGCCGACGCCAGCGGCGACGCGCCGCGGCCGAAAGCGACGCCGCGCAACGACGCCGCCGCCGCGCCGAAAGCCGCGCCCGGCGACACACCGAGGGAAGCTGCCCCCGCCGACAAGCCGGCGGCGAAGGATGGCGGCCAGGTCATCGCCCTCGATTCCTTCCGCAAGAAGTAGAAATCAACGCGCGCCTTTCCCCGCCGGATTCTCCCTACCCTCCGAGGACCCTTCATGAGCCCCTTCGAGCACCACGAATTGTTTCCGCTGGATGCCGACCCGACGCCCTATCGCCGCGTGACCGGCGATCACGTCGCCCAAGGCACGTTCGACGGCCGCCCGGTGTTGAAGGTGAACCCGGGCGCGTTGACCCTGCTCGCCCGCCAGGCGTTTCACGACATCGCCCACCTTCTGCGCCCGGCGCATCTAGCGCAACTCCGCGCCATCCTCGACGACGCGGAAGCTTCGCCCAACGACAAGTTCGTCGCGCTTGAATTCCTCAAGAACGCCAACATCGCCGCCGGCGGCGTGCTGCCCATGTGCCAGGATACCGGCACCGCCATTGTCATGGCCAAGAAGGGCCAGCAGGTGTGGACCGGCGGCGGCGACGAAGCGGCGCTGGCGGAAGGCGCGATGCGCGCCTACACCGAGGATAATCTGCGCTACAGCCAGTTGGCGCCGCTCGACATGTACAAGGAAGTCAACACCGGCACCAACCTGCCGGCGCAGATCGATATCTACGCCGACGACGGCGACGAATACCATTTCCTGTTCGTGGCCAAGGGCGGCGGCTCGGCCAACAAGACTTTCCTGTTCCAGGAAACCAAGGCGCTGCTCAATCCGGCGTCGCTGATGAAGTTCCTGGACGAAAAGTTGCGCACGCTCGGCACCGCCGCCTGCCCGCCCTACCACCTCGCCGTGGTCATCGGCGGCACGTCGGCCGAGATGAACCTCAAGACCGTCAAGCTGGCCTCATGCCACTATCTCGACGGGCTGCCGACCTCGGGCGACGAGCACGGCCGCGCGTTCCGCGACGTCGCAACCGAAGCCCAGGTGCTGGAGCTGACCCGCCGCCTCGGCATCGGCGCCCAGTTCGGCGGCAAGTATTTTTGCCACGACGTGCGCGTCGTGCGCCTGCCGCGCCACGGCGCCTCGTGCCCGGTCGGGATCGGCGTGTCGTGTTCCGCCGACCGCCAGATTCTCGGCAAGATCACCCGAGACGGCGTATTCCTGGAACAACTGGAAACCGAGCCCGCCAAGTACCTGCCAGAGATTTCCGAGAAGGATTCGGCGGGGCCGGTGGCGCGCATCGACCTCGGCCGGCCGATGCCCGAGATTCTCGCCCAACTGAGCAAGCTTCCAATCCGCACCCGCGTCAGCCTAACCGGCACCCTGATCGTCGCCCGCGACATCGCGCATGCCAAGCTGAAGGAGCGCCTCGACCGCGGCGAGGGCCTGCCCCAGTACTTCAAGGATCATCCGGTCTATTACGCCGGCCCGGCCAAGACGCCGAAGGGCTACGCCTCGGGTTCGTTCGGGCCAACCACCGCGGGGCGGATGGATTCCTATGTCGATCTCTTCCAGAAGGCGGGCGGCTCGATGGTTATGCTCGCCAAGGGCAACCGCTCGCCCGCCGTGCGCGACGCCTGCAAGAAGAATGGGGGCTTTTATCTCAGCTCCATCGGCGGCGCGGCCGCGATCCTTGCCGAGAACTGCATCAAGAAGGTCGAGGTGGTCGAATACCCGGAGCTCGGCATGGAAGCCATCTGGCGGATCGAGGTGGTCGACTTCCCGGCTTTCATCGTCATCGACGACAAGGGCAACGATTTCTTCGCCCAATTCGGCATGACCAAGCCCGAAGCCAACGGCTGAACTCGCCCCCATGCGATTGTGGCGGCTTTGTGGCGACCTTTCACGCGGTTGTGTTTCCGTCTCGCGGCCGCGAACCTCTATTCTTTGAGCCGATCTCCGCCGGAGGGGTTCCGGCCGGATGACAAACGTCCAAACACGGGAGATTTCCCATCATGCTGAAGCGTACTCTGCTCGCCGCGGCGGCCGCGGTCCTGATCGCCTCGCCCGCCTTCGCCGGGTCCTGCCCGAAGCTCATGAAAGCCTACGACGACGCGGCAAAGGCGAATGCGTCCAAGGTCACCGCCGAATCGACCAAGTTGCGCGCCGACGGCGAAGCCGACCACAAGGCCGGCAAGCATGCCGATTCCGAGGCCAAGCTCAAGAAAGCCATGGGTATCGTCGGCGCCAAGATGTAATTCCGGCGTCGATTTCCGGAATAAAGCGCCCGTCTCGCGCCTCGCGCGGGGCGGGCGTTTCGTTTTAGTCTCCTTCCATGAAGACACCGGCAGGATCGCCACCGACGCGCATTCGCAAGCGCTCGGTCCGCATCAAGGGCCATGACACCAGCGTGTCGCTCGAGGGCGCGTTCTGGGACGCCCTCGGCGAAATCGCCGAAGCGCGCGGCCTATCGCTCAACGCGCTCGTCGCCACCGTCGACCGCGAGCGCGCGGGCAACCTTTCCAGCGCCCTCCGCCTCTTCGTGCTCGAACAGATGCGCCGACGGAACGTCTAACGCAAAATTCCGCGCAGTAGGTCCTGCGGGCGCAGCGGTTTTTGCTGCTGCTGTTGCGGTGGCTGTTGTTGCTGTTGTTGCTGCTGCTGTTGCTGCGGCTGTTGCTGGGACGGCGGTTGGCCGCCGATGATTCCTTGCAGCACCTCGCCGACGCCGGGTTTCTTGAGCAGCCGGTCGGCACCCGGAATCGGCAAGCCGCCCGGAAGCTTGCTGGTATCGAGCCGGACCGTCGGCGCATCGAGCGAGCCGACCACGGAAAACGGCACCGGCTGGGCGGCGCGTCCGCTCTTGTCGAGAATCTGCGTGAGCACGTTCTGCGCCAACTGGATTTCGCCGGCGACGTCGATCTGCCAGCGCGGCAAATCGATTCCGCCGCGCGCCGCGCCGTTGCCGAAGCCCGATATCAGTCTCAAGTCGCTCGAACGCGCGATGCCGCGATCGATCGCGAACGTGCCGGTCACGTCCGCCTGGCCGCCGCCCGCACGTCCCGCCAACATGCCGCCGAGATCGCCGACCGCCTTGACCAGATCGAGCGCTCCGGCGAGCGCGGACCCCTTCGCGCCGCCCTTGACGTCGAGACCGGTGAGCGCGACCGAACCCGACCCGCCGAGCGAGCCGACCATCGCCGCGACGCTGCCGCCCGCCGCCGTCAGTTTCGCATCCAAGGCGATGCGGCCCGAAGCCGACGTTTCGCCAGTGAACGCGCGCACCGCGCTCGCGACATCGCCGCCCTTGAGCGCAAACGACGCATCGATCCGGGGTGCGGTTGCGTTCTTGGCGTCGACACCGAGCGCGCCCTGGAAGTCACCGCCGAACAACCGGCCCGTCAAACGCTCGGTCCTGAGCGCTCCCGCATCGAGCCGGGCGGCGATGTCCGCGTCTTCCAACCGATAGCGGTCGTGAACGAGGGCGCGCGCCTTCAGCTTCACGTCGGCGTCGAACGTCTTGAGCGCCGCGAGATCGAGCGGTTCGGTCGACCACTGGCCGCGTGCGGGGGCGGACGGCGGCGCCGGGCGCGCGGGCGTGCCCTGCCGCGCCTGGGCAAGGATGAAACCTCCGGTACGTGCGTCGCGCCATAGGGGTTCAGACGGCAATGAAGCCGATTTCTTCACCGGCAGAAACGGATCGACGACCAGATCGCCCACCGTCAGGTCCGCGACCAGGCGTGGGCGCGCGCCGCCGGTCGCCAGCTTGACCGTACCAGCGAGCGCGGCGGGTCCCGCGCTCGCCTTCAAGTCGGTCACGTCGATGGCATCCGAACCGGTCTTGAGGCGACCGGAAGCGGCGAGCGGGCCGATCTTGCCCGAAGGCCTCCAGGCGACGCCGAGCGCACCGGCCAGCTTGGCCGGATCGTCGTGATGGATGCTGGCCGCCCCCTCCAGGCCGAACGTCGGCACCGCCAGCGCCTTGCCGGCGAAGGTCGCGGTCCCACCGGCGGCGGTCACCTTGGCGTCGATTTGCGGCGCGAGAAAATTCCCGTTGATCTTGCCGTTGGCCGTGACTGCGCCGAGTCCGCGCGCCATCTCGGGCGGATCCAGCCCAAGCGCACGGGCGACGCGGGCGACATCGGGGACACGGACATCGAATTGCAGATCGCGCGCCAGCGGAAGGTCCAGCACGCCGTCGACGCGGCCCGAAACCGCGAATGCCGCGCCGCCCAAATCGGCGACGGCGAGACGGCGAACTTCCAGCGTGCGGTTGCGCACCGATAGATCGACGACGGCATCGCGCGCGCTCAAACCGCGCGCGGTCGCGGCCTTGACCGCCAGTTTCACGTCGGCTTCGAAATCGGGCAGGCCCTGAAGGCCGGCCGCCCGGGTCGCTGCCGCCGCCGCCGATGATTCGGGAATCTCCCTGGGCGCGGCGCCGGCGGGCGCGCGCGCGACCGGCGCGACGGGGGCGGCCTTGGGCGCGGTGGGAGGCCCGGGCGGAAAATAAGAATCGATGTTGATCCGATCGAGTACAAGGTCGACGCCGAACGCGGGTTTCTTCCCGAGTGTAGCGCCCGCCATTCCGGTCAGGCGCGAGCCATCGAGCGCAAGGTCGAGACCGCTGACCCGCACGCTGGCGGGCGTCGCCGCGATTTTTCCCGTGAATTTGAGGCCGCGCAGCCGGTCAGCCGGGACCTCGGGCGGCGGCACATCGAGCCATTTCAACAGGCCGCGTAGATCGCCGACCGTCACGTCCGCCTGTCCATCGAATTTGGGCTGACCGCCGGGAGCGGTGACGAAACCGAACAGGGCGACATCCGAACCGCCGGGAAGTTGGGCCGACGCTTGACTGAGGGTGATTTCGCCGTCGACCAGTTCCGCCTTGAGCCGGGCTTGCCCGATCAGACCGCCGCGTAACGTGATGGCGTCGACCGCAAGCGCGAGCGAGCCGCCCATCCCCTTCGGAATGTCGAAGCGCGCGGGCGCGGCGGCAGTCGTCGCAGCGGGCGCGGGCGGCGGAGGAATCGCCACCGAGCGTCCCGACTTCGCCTTGCCGTCCGGGGCCGGCGAGGCGGCGAGAGCGGGCGCGGATGCGGGTGGCGGCGCGGTCGCCGCCAGAAAGCGATCGAGATCAAGGCGATTGATGGAAACCTGAGCGGCAGCGTTGAAACCGCCCTGCAGCCGGACGGCAACCGCGCCCGTGCCACGGCTGTCGCCGAGCCGAATTTCGAGATCCTTGATTTCGGCCAGCGCGGTCGAAGTCGCGAGAGTACCCTCAAGCGAAAAAGGCTGCGCCACTGCCGCCGCCGCTGGTCCTTGCGCGAGTTGCGCGACGGTAGCGGCAAGATTATCGCCGTCGAGCTTGATCTTGCCGCGATAGCGCGGCGTCTGATGGATGTCGGAAACGGTGCCGGTCGATTGGAATTTCGCCCCAGCCGCGCCGAGACTGAGGTTGACCGGAATGGCGCGATCGTCGGCGATCCGACCGATGCCGGCGACGTAGGAGAACGCAAGGCCGCGCGCCTTGAACGATCCGGCGCTTTCGAACGGCCCCTCGAGGGAAACCGCCGTGACGCGCGCGGCGATTGCCTCGATCCGCTCTTCGACGCCGCCCGCCGCGTCGCGATAGACGACGGCGCCGTTTTCAACAACGAAACTGTCGAGGCGCACGGACGGCGCCGAACTCGCCGTTGGGCCCGCCGCCGGGCTCGGCGCCCGTCCCGCCGGAGCCGTCGGCGCCGGCGGCGCGGCGGATGCGAAATCCCACGTTCGTTTGCCGTCGGCCAGAATCTCCAACGCGACCACGGGTTCGACCAGACGCACCGATTCGACCTCGACCCGCCCCGACAATAGCGGCGCGAGCGCGACGCGAACCTCGAGCGTCTTGAGACGGATCAATTGGGAATCCTTCGCCCCGGGCAGACTCGCAAGCGCGACATCGGCGACGCGCAGCGCGGGCGCCGGCAGCAGCGTCAGCCGGATATCGCCCTTGAGAGTCACGTCGCGCCCAGTCATCGCGCGGGCCCGAGAGGCGATTTCGGTCTTGTACTCGTTCCAGTCGATCAAGCCGGGAACGATCAAGACCGCGCCGACGAGCGCGACGACCAGAACCGCAATGGCGGAAAGCAGCTTCTTCATATACGGGAACGGCATTCCTGGGGACGCGCGATTGTATAGGCGTATCGCTCGCGGATCAAAGGGTAGGGACACTATACATCGATCGCGCTTGACCTGGAGCAATTTGCCCTTGATCGCCATTTTCTATTATTAAGCCCGGCGAAACGACATGCGCGACCAAGACACCAATCCGCACCAACCGCCCCTTTCCTGGCACGCCGAGGGACCGGGGACGGTATTGGCGCGTCTGGGCGGCTCCGAGGAAAGCGGTCTTTCCGCCGCCGAAGCCGCGCGGCGGCTGGCGCAGCACGGTCCCAACCAGTTGCCGCCGCCGGAGCGGCGGGGCCCCGTCGTCCGCTTCCTGCTGCAGTTTCACAATCCGTTGATCTACGTGCTGCTCGCCGCGGCGGCCGTCACCTATGCGCTGGAGGATTATATCGACGCCACCGTGATCATGGCTGTGGTGATCATCAACGCCATCATCGGCTTCGTGCAGGAAGGCAAGGCCGAGCGGGCGCTGGAGGCGGTGCGCGCCATGCTGGCCAGCCGCGCCAACGTGGTGCGCCAGGGCGAACGGCGCGACATCGACGCGCGCGAGGTGGTGCCGGGCGACATCGTGCTGCTCGAATCCGGCGCGCGCGTGCCGGCGGATTTGCGCTTGCTGCGCGCCAAGAACTTGCAGATCGACGAATCGGCACTCACCGGCGAATCCGCGCCGGTCGCCAAGGGCGTGGGGGCGGTGGACGAGACCGCCGAACTCGCGGACCGCGTTTCGATGGCCTATTCCGGCACCCTCGTCACCTTCGGCCAAGCGCGCGGCATAGTGGTGGCGACCGGTCCGGCGACCGAAATCGGCCGTATCGGCGCACTGGTGGCGGGCGTCGAATCCCTGGCGACGCCGCTCACCCGGCGCCTCGATCAGTTCGCCCGCCAGATCACCTTGTTCATCCTAGCCGTGAGTCTGATTACGTTTCTTTACGGTCATTACATCGCCGGCATGCCGGTGCTAGACATCTTTCTCGCCGTGGTCAGTCTTGCAGTTGCAGCGATCCCCGAGGGATTGCCCGCCATCGTCACCATCACACTCGCCATCGGCACCCGTGTCATGGCGCAACAACGGACCATCGTCCGTCGCCTGCCGGCGGTGGAAACGCTCGGATCGGTCTCGGTTATCTGCTCCGACAAGACCGGCACGCTGACCCGCAACGAAATGACCGCGGTGCGCGTGTTCCTGCCCGGCCGCACGGTCGAGGTCAGCGGCGCCGGCTACGCGCCCAACGGCGGTTTCCATCTCGCCAACGGAATCCTCGATCCGCAAAAGGATGAGACACTGTTGGCGCTCGCCCGCTGCGCGCTCCTCTGCAACGACGCGCGGTTGCGCCGCGACGAAACCGCCGGCTGGATGCTCGCCGGCGATCCGACCGAGGGCGCCTTGCTGACGCTCGCGCTCAAGGCGGGATTGGAGTTGCGCGCGGAAACCGTCGCCATGCCGAGGCTGGACGAAATTCCGTTCGAATCCGAACACCGGTTCATGGCCACCCTGCACCACGACCACGCGGGTCGCTCCTTCGTTCTGCTCAAGGGCGCGCCGGAGCGAGTCCTCGACCTGTGCGTGCGGGATTTTCTGGGGTGCGACCTCGACCGCGCCGTGTGGGAAGCGCGCGTCGATGAAGCCGCACGCGACGGGCAACGCGTGCTGGCGCTCGCCCGCGCCGACATGCCGGCCGGTACCGCGAGCCTATCCATGGCCGATATCGCCCCCCGCTTCGCGCTGCTCGGGCTGGTCGGCATTATGGACCCGCCGCGACCCGAGGCGATCGCGGCCGTGGCCGACTGCCGAAGCGCGGGCATTCGCGTCAAGATGATCACCGGCGATCACGCCGTCACGGCCGCCGCCATCGGCCGGGAACTCGGTTTGGCCGCCGATCGCCCGCTCACCGGCCGGGAGGTGGAGGCTCTCGACGATGCCCAGCTTCAGCGTCGGGTTCGCGAAACCGACGTGATCGCGCGGGCGAGTCCCGAACACAAACTGCGTCTGGTCGCCGCCCTGCAGGCCGAGGGCCAATTCACGGCCATGACCGGCGATGGCGTCAACGACGCACCCGCGCTGAAGGCAGCCGACATCGGCGTCGCCATGGGCCAGAAAGGCACCGACGCCGCCAAGGAAGCCGCCGACCTGGTGCTGACCGACGACAATTTCGCGACCATCGCCGAGGCGGTGCGCGAGGGCCGCCGGATCTTCGACAACATCAAGAAATCGCTCCTCTTCATCCTGCCCACCAACGGCGGGCAATGCGGCGTCATTCTGATCGCGGTCTTCGCCGGCATGGCGCTGCCCGTCACCCCCGGCCAGATTCTTTGGGTCAACACGGTGACCACGGTGACGCTGGCGCTGGCGTTGGCGTTCGAGCCGGCGGAAGCCGGGGTCATGCACCGCCCGCCCCGGCCGCCGGCCGAGCCGCTTATTACCCGGGTGTTGTTCGCGCGCATCGTCTTCGTCGGCGTGCTGATGACGGCGTTGACGTTCGCCGTTTTTTACTGGGAACTGGCGCGTGGGCATGCGCTGGAGACCGCGCGCACCGCCGCAGTCAACATGCTGGTGTTCTGCGAACTGGTCTATCTGTTCACCACGCGCAGTTTCTCCGCTCCGGCATTGAATTCCGGCATGATGTACGGCAATCCGGCCGCCTTCTGGTCGAGCTCGATTTTGATCGTCCTGCAGATTCTCTTTACCTATGTTCCCCCGTTGCAGCAGGCCTTTCAGACCACCGCGCTCGACGCGCGGTCGTGGCTGTCGATCGCCGCTCTCGCGACGGTGATGTTCTTCACGGTCGAGGCGGAAAAATGGCTGCTGCGCCGGCTCGGCGTTTTGCACATGTAACGCGCGACGCGGGCGTCACGGCCGCACGACAATCGCGCGGAAATCGTTGACGTTGGTGAGCGTCGGCCCGGTCACCACCAGATCG
This DNA window, taken from Rhodospirillales bacterium, encodes the following:
- a CDS encoding Mrp/NBP35 family ATP-binding protein produces the protein MAEVTEQQIMDALKRVVDAERDEDIVTLGMVKGLQIKGGHVAFAIEVDAARGAKMEPLRKQAEKVVHGLPGVMSATVVLTAERKGGNGGQTAQGHGHAHGHAHGHGHGQAQPAMLPGVRSIIAVASGKGGVGKSTVAVNLALALAAIGRKVGILDSDIYGPSMPRMMGIVGQPSSRDGKTLDAMENFGVKCMSIGFMVDEESPIIWRGPMVQSAIEQMMRDVNWGELDVLVVDMPPGTGDAQLTMAQKVPLTGAVIVSTPQDIALLDARKGLNMFRKVDVPVLGIVENMSYFSCPKCGHRTEIFSHGGAHKEADRLGVDFLGEIPLDIVIRETSDGGQPIVVAKPDSAHAKAFVAIATKVWGKIERLTGAGAETGGPRIVVQ
- a CDS encoding FAD-dependent thymidylate synthase, which encodes MTLSKDQLAEIESARGERRETLRACAPALEEILYRPIPVLDHGFIRVIDYMGDDGAIVQAARVSYGRGTKRAQDDAGLIAYLMRHRHTTPFEMCEIKYHVKLPIFVARQWIRHRTANVNEYSARYSILDKEYYVPSPEYLAAQSQVNRQGRGEVLEGAEAKRVFELLRRDAEQTYASYEEMLNEGTDGQPRDPARKGLARELARMNLTLATYTQWYWKTDLHNLMHFLSLRADEHAQYEIRAYAEAMLDTLRRWLPVTFEAFMQYRMGGTHLSAKGLDVVKRLLAGQKVTQETSGLSKREWRELMAALGREE
- a CDS encoding fumarate hydratase — protein: MSPFEHHELFPLDADPTPYRRVTGDHVAQGTFDGRPVLKVNPGALTLLARQAFHDIAHLLRPAHLAQLRAILDDAEASPNDKFVALEFLKNANIAAGGVLPMCQDTGTAIVMAKKGQQVWTGGGDEAALAEGAMRAYTEDNLRYSQLAPLDMYKEVNTGTNLPAQIDIYADDGDEYHFLFVAKGGGSANKTFLFQETKALLNPASLMKFLDEKLRTLGTAACPPYHLAVVIGGTSAEMNLKTVKLASCHYLDGLPTSGDEHGRAFRDVATEAQVLELTRRLGIGAQFGGKYFCHDVRVVRLPRHGASCPVGIGVSCSADRQILGKITRDGVFLEQLETEPAKYLPEISEKDSAGPVARIDLGRPMPEILAQLSKLPIRTRVSLTGTLIVARDIAHAKLKERLDRGEGLPQYFKDHPVYYAGPAKTPKGYASGSFGPTTAGRMDSYVDLFQKAGGSMVMLAKGNRSPAVRDACKKNGGFYLSSIGGAAAILAENCIKKVEVVEYPELGMEAIWRIEVVDFPAFIVIDDKGNDFFAQFGMTKPEANG
- a CDS encoding ribbon-helix-helix domain-containing protein, whose product is MKTPAGSPPTRIRKRSVRIKGHDTSVSLEGAFWDALGEIAEARGLSLNALVATVDRERAGNLSSALRLFVLEQMRRRNV
- a CDS encoding AsmA family protein codes for the protein MAIKGKLLQVKRDRCIVSLPFDPRAIRLYNRASPGMPFPYMKKLLSAIAVLVVALVGAVLIVPGLIDWNEYKTEIASRARAMTGRDVTLKGDIRLTLLPAPALRVADVALASLPGAKDSQLIRLKTLEVRVALAPLLSGRVEVESVRLVEPVVALEILADGKRTWDFASAAPPAPTAPAGRAPSPAAGPTASSAPSVRLDSFVVENGAVVYRDAAGGVEERIEAIAARVTAVSLEGPFESAGSFKARGLAFSYVAGIGRIADDRAIPVNLSLGAAGAKFQSTGTVSDIHQTPRYRGKIKLDGDNLAATVAQLAQGPAAAAVAQPFSLEGTLATSTALAEIKDLEIRLGDSRGTGAVAVRLQGGFNAAAQVSINRLDLDRFLAATAPPPASAPALAASPAPDGKAKSGRSVAIPPPPAPAATTAAAPARFDIPKGMGGSLALAVDAITLRGGLIGQARLKAELVDGEITLSQASAQLPGGSDVALFGFVTAPGGQPKFDGQADVTVGDLRGLLKWLDVPPPEVPADRLRGLKFTGKIAATPASVRVSGLDLALDGSRLTGMAGATLGKKPAFGVDLVLDRINIDSYFPPGPPTAPKAAPVAPVARAPAGAAPREIPESSAAAAATRAAGLQGLPDFEADVKLAVKAATARGLSARDAVVDLSVRNRTLEVRRLAVADLGGAAFAVSGRVDGVLDLPLARDLQFDVRVPDVARVARALGLDPPEMARGLGAVTANGKINGNFLAPQIDAKVTAAGGTATFAGKALAVPTFGLEGAASIHHDDPAKLAGALGVAWRPSGKIGPLAASGRLKTGSDAIDVTDLKASAGPAALAGTVKLATGGARPRLVADLTVGDLVVDPFLPVKKSASLPSEPLWRDARTGGFILAQARQGTPARPAPPSAPARGQWSTEPLDLAALKTFDADVKLKARALVHDRYRLEDADIAARLDAGALRTERLTGRLFGGDFQGALGVDAKNATAPRIDASFALKGGDVASAVRAFTGETSASGRIALDAKLTAAGGSVAAMVGSLGGSGSVALTGLDVKGGAKGSALAGALDLVKAVGDLGGMLAGRAGGGQADVTGTFAIDRGIARSSDLRLISGFGNGAARGGIDLPRWQIDVAGEIQLAQNVLTQILDKSGRAAQPVPFSVVGSLDAPTVRLDTSKLPGGLPIPGADRLLKKPGVGEVLQGIIGGQPPSQQQPQQQQQQQQQQQPPQQQQQKPLRPQDLLRGILR
- a CDS encoding cation-transporting P-type ATPase, with the translated sequence MRDQDTNPHQPPLSWHAEGPGTVLARLGGSEESGLSAAEAARRLAQHGPNQLPPPERRGPVVRFLLQFHNPLIYVLLAAAAVTYALEDYIDATVIMAVVIINAIIGFVQEGKAERALEAVRAMLASRANVVRQGERRDIDAREVVPGDIVLLESGARVPADLRLLRAKNLQIDESALTGESAPVAKGVGAVDETAELADRVSMAYSGTLVTFGQARGIVVATGPATEIGRIGALVAGVESLATPLTRRLDQFARQITLFILAVSLITFLYGHYIAGMPVLDIFLAVVSLAVAAIPEGLPAIVTITLAIGTRVMAQQRTIVRRLPAVETLGSVSVICSDKTGTLTRNEMTAVRVFLPGRTVEVSGAGYAPNGGFHLANGILDPQKDETLLALARCALLCNDARLRRDETAGWMLAGDPTEGALLTLALKAGLELRAETVAMPRLDEIPFESEHRFMATLHHDHAGRSFVLLKGAPERVLDLCVRDFLGCDLDRAVWEARVDEAARDGQRVLALARADMPAGTASLSMADIAPRFALLGLVGIMDPPRPEAIAAVADCRSAGIRVKMITGDHAVTAAAIGRELGLAADRPLTGREVEALDDAQLQRRVRETDVIARASPEHKLRLVAALQAEGQFTAMTGDGVNDAPALKAADIGVAMGQKGTDAAKEAADLVLTDDNFATIAEAVREGRRIFDNIKKSLLFILPTNGGQCGVILIAVFAGMALPVTPGQILWVNTVTTVTLALALAFEPAEAGVMHRPPRPPAEPLITRVLFARIVFVGVLMTALTFAVFYWELARGHALETARTAAVNMLVFCELVYLFTTRSFSAPALNSGMMYGNPAAFWSSSILIVLQILFTYVPPLQQAFQTTALDARSWLSIAALATVMFFTVEAEKWLLRRLGVLHM